One window of Triticum dicoccoides isolate Atlit2015 ecotype Zavitan chromosome 5A, WEW_v2.0, whole genome shotgun sequence genomic DNA carries:
- the LOC119299603 gene encoding protein disulfide-isomerase SCO2-like, with protein sequence PLLSLRPSNPAVPLPRRHRRPHPPRPAAANTTGAASPQEWFRPRRPADSDPSTSGGRVAARDPGVRVKAKDGAEEKKGERKRRWWERWSRDKESYLVDDVEPLPMPLTIPGTEPMSREELDRRLSCDVKIDECKMVSYEWTGKCRSCQGSGLVTYFRKKGKETICTCVPCAGIGYVRKITYREGAENLDELDNGRPP encoded by the exons CCGCTCCTCTCCCTGCGCCCCAGCAACCCCGCCGTCcccctcccccgccgccaccggcgcCCCCACCCGCCCCGCCCGGCGGCCGCCAACACCACCGGCGCCGCCTCGCCGCAGGAATGGTTCCGCCCGCGCCGCCCGGCCGACTCCGACCCCTCCACCTCCGGCGGGCGCGTTGCGGCGCGCGATCCCGGCGTGCGCGTCAAGGCCAAGGACGGCGCCGAGGAGAAGAAGGGGGAGCGTAAGAGGAGGTGGTGGGAGCGCTGGTCCAGGGACAAGGAGAGCTACCTGGTCGACGACGTGGAGCCGCTCCCGATGCCGTTGACCATCCCGGGGACCGAGCCGATGTCGCGGGAGGAGCTCGACCGCCGCCTCAGCTGCGACGTGAAGATCGAT GAATGCAAGATGGTTTCGTACGAGTGGACGGGCAAGTGCCGGAGCTGCCAGGGGTCGGGACTGGTGACCTACTTCAGGAAGAAGGGGAAGGAGACTATCTGCACGTGTGTGCCATGCGCTGGCATTG GCTATGTTCGGAAAATTACATACCGAGAGGGAGCTGAAAATCTGGATGAGTTAGACAATGGGAGACCACCATAA
- the LOC119301830 gene encoding calmodulin-like protein 30, which yields MSHLSILTFKYNLAKLRFKPSRPAGRLLSARDRQQSDLMMYKPDEEEMAKVFDKIAGEPGRISRSDLQVLLQRFEKADAAGEARRMVCAADSNKDGYMDLEEFMEVHRNGVQLGDIRRAFFVFDRDRDGRITAEEVMDVLRRLGDSCSLEDCRRMVKEIDRNHDGFVDMDDFMAMMTRPRKRM from the coding sequence ATGTCGCACCTGAGCATCCTGACCTTCAAATACAATCTAGCGAAGCTCCGGTTCAAGCCCTCCCGGCCGGCCGGACGGCTGCTGTCCGCCAGGGACCGGCAGCAGTCGGACCTGATGATGTACAAGCCTGACGAGGAGGAGATGGCCAAGGTGTTCGACAAGATCGCCGGCGAGCCTGGCCGGATCTCGAGGAGCGACCTCCAGGTGCTCCTGCAGAGGTTCGAGAAGGCGGACGCCGCGGGCGAGGCGCGGCGCATGGTCTGCGCCGCCGACAGCAACAAGGACGGGTACATGGACCTGGAGGAGTTCATGGAGGTGCACAGGAACGGCGTCCAGCTGGGCGACATACGCCGGGCCTTCTTCGTGTTCGACAGGGACAGGGACGGCAGGATCACCGCGGAGGAGGTGATGGACGTCCTGCGCAGGCTCGGGGACAGCTGCAGCCTTGAGGACTGCCGGAGGATGGTGAAGGAGATCGACAGGAACCATGACGGGTTCGTGGACATGGATGACTTCATGGCCATGATGACTCGCCCGAGGAAGAGGATGTAA
- the LOC119297433 gene encoding calmodulin-like has translation MSLLHCFLKPSRMSLQRCVAGDDMTADEFKEWIRRFDADRDGRISRDELRRAMRALRVRFTRRRSRSGITYADADGDGYIDDSEIDGLVEFARTSLGLRIVAC, from the coding sequence ATGTCGCTTCTGCACTGCTTCCTGAAGCCGTCGAGGATGAGCCTGCAGCGgtgcgtcgccggcgacgacatgACGGCGGACGAGTTCAAGGAGTGGATCCGGCGGTTCGACGCGGACCGGGACGGGCGCATCAGCCGCGACGAGCTGCGGCGCGCCATGCGGGCGCTGCGCGTGCGGTTCACGCGGCGGAGGAGCAGGAGCGGCATCACCTACGCCGACGCCGACGGCGACGGGTACATCGACGACAGCGAGATCGACGGCCTCGTCGAGTTCGCGCGCACCAGCCTCGGCCTCCGGATCGTCGCCTGCTAG